In a single window of the Candidatus Methylomirabilota bacterium genome:
- a CDS encoding ABC transporter permease subunit, with protein MGRYVLTRLGLAVPTFIALTVLTFALVRLIPGDPVEVLMGEVGVDARRRAELRTHLGLDRPLPVQYGRYVLDLARGNLGRSIATQTPVFTEFLTLFPATAELAVGAILLALALGVPAGVIAATQRGSVVDQGLMAGAVTGFSMPIFWWALLLILLFSGKLGWTPVSGRLSPLVFVEPVTGFMLVDTLLSPEKGAFTSAVRHLVLPAVVLATLPMAVIARITRSSMLEVLNEDYVRTARAKGLSPFRVVALHAFKNALIPVVTVVGLQVGVLMTGAILTETIFSWPGVGKWLVEAVYRRDYPVVQSGVLLIATLVIAANLTVDLLYGLIDPRIRHAR; from the coding sequence ATGGGACGCTACGTCCTCACCCGGCTCGGACTGGCCGTCCCGACCTTCATCGCCCTGACGGTCCTGACCTTCGCGCTCGTCCGACTCATTCCCGGCGATCCGGTGGAAGTGCTGATGGGCGAGGTCGGCGTCGACGCCCGGCGCCGGGCCGAGCTGCGGACCCACCTCGGGCTGGACCGCCCGCTCCCCGTCCAGTACGGCCGCTACGTCCTCGACCTCGCGCGGGGCAACCTCGGCCGATCCATCGCGACCCAGACGCCCGTCTTCACCGAGTTCCTGACGCTGTTCCCGGCGACGGCCGAGCTGGCCGTGGGCGCCATCCTGCTCGCGCTCGCGCTCGGCGTACCCGCCGGGGTGATCGCGGCGACGCAACGGGGATCGGTGGTCGACCAGGGGCTGATGGCCGGGGCGGTCACCGGGTTCTCCATGCCGATCTTCTGGTGGGCCCTGCTCCTGATCCTCCTGTTCTCGGGTAAGCTCGGCTGGACCCCCGTGTCGGGCCGGCTGTCGCCCCTGGTGTTCGTCGAGCCGGTCACCGGCTTCATGCTGGTCGACACCCTGCTGTCGCCCGAGAAGGGCGCCTTCACGTCCGCGGTCCGCCACCTCGTGCTGCCCGCCGTCGTCCTGGCCACGCTCCCCATGGCGGTGATTGCCCGGATCACGCGGTCGTCGATGCTCGAGGTCCTCAACGAGGACTACGTGCGCACCGCCCGCGCCAAGGGGCTCTCGCCCTTCCGGGTGGTCGCCCTCCACGCCTTCAAGAACGCGCTGATTCCGGTGGTGACGGTGGTGGGGCTTCAGGTGGGCGTGCTGATGACGGGCGCCATCCTCACCGAGACGATCTTCAGCTGGCCCGGGGTGGGGAAGTGGCTCGTGGAGGCGGTCTACCGGCGCGACTACCCCGTGGTCCAGAGCGGCGTCCTGCTCATCGCCACCCTGGTGATCGCCGCCAACCTCACGGTCGACCTGCTCTACGGGCTGATCGACCCGCGCATCCGCCACGCTCGCTGA
- a CDS encoding ABC transporter permease subunit, with translation MPATPPTADTPPAAPKRRGGWRPLLRRRAAAAGALVLALVATVAIFADVLAPHSPIEQHREALLRPPVWQEGGSARFPLGTDAIGRDVLSRVMYGARYSLVVGVVVVALSLVLGILLGLVAGFCRGLLEMAVMRAMDVILALPTLLLAIVMVTILGDGLLNAMLAVAVVTLPHPARLTRAAVIGELAKDYATAARAAGASALRLMVLGVLPNCMAPLIVQATLSFSGAILAAAALGFLGLGAQPPTPEWGTMLAEAREFVLRAWWVVTFPGVAILTTVLALNLVGDGLRDALDPKLRGVS, from the coding sequence ATGCCGGCGACACCACCGACCGCCGACACCCCGCCGGCTGCGCCGAAGCGGCGGGGCGGCTGGCGGCCGCTGCTGCGGCGCCGGGCGGCGGCAGCCGGAGCGCTGGTCCTGGCCCTGGTGGCGACCGTCGCGATCTTCGCCGACGTGCTCGCGCCCCACTCCCCGATCGAGCAGCACCGCGAGGCTCTGCTCCGGCCTCCCGTCTGGCAGGAGGGCGGCTCGGCTCGCTTCCCCCTGGGGACGGACGCCATCGGGCGGGACGTCCTGTCGCGCGTCATGTACGGCGCGCGTTACTCGCTGGTCGTCGGCGTGGTGGTGGTGGCGCTCTCGCTCGTTCTCGGGATCCTCCTCGGGCTGGTGGCGGGGTTCTGCCGCGGGCTCCTGGAAATGGCGGTCATGCGCGCCATGGACGTGATCCTGGCGCTGCCGACCCTGCTGCTGGCGATCGTGATGGTGACGATCCTGGGCGACGGCCTCCTCAACGCCATGCTGGCGGTCGCCGTCGTCACGCTGCCGCATCCGGCACGGCTGACGCGGGCGGCGGTCATCGGGGAGCTGGCCAAGGACTACGCGACGGCCGCCCGAGCCGCCGGCGCGAGCGCGCTCCGTCTGATGGTGCTCGGCGTCCTGCCCAACTGCATGGCGCCGCTGATCGTGCAGGCCACCCTGAGCTTCTCCGGCGCGATCCTGGCGGCCGCCGCCCTGGGCTTCCTCGGCCTCGGGGCCCAGCCGCCGACGCCCGAGTGGGGGACGATGCTCGCCGAGGCGCGCGAGTTCGTGCTTCGCGCCTGGTGGGTCGTGACGTTCCCGGGCGTGGCCATCCTCACGACCGTGCTGGCCCTCAACCTCGTGGGCGACGGGCTGCGGGATGCCCTCGACCCGAAGCTCCGGGGCGTGTCGTAG
- a CDS encoding ABC transporter substrate-binding protein has product MGCRLARHFTRLAAGLALALTYAAAAQASTLVYCYETSPETFMPMQIIGQSTADATKHVYNKLVEMERGSTRLIPGVAESWTVSDDGLVYTFKLRKGVKWHSTSYFKPTRELNADDVMFTFERQRNPEHPWHKVGGGRYALFVSMGLDQLIKRIEKLDSHTVRFSLGKPTVAFPAMLAVETFGIVSAEYSDLMMKAGTPEKTATEPIGTGPFAFVSYQKDAMIRYRAHPDHWARSVPGMDDRTAKVDNLVMLITIDPSVRYAKLKAGECQIMRFPNPADIKLMRADPDIQVHEIPGADYAFLGYNTEKKPFQDKRVRLALSLAIDKKNIMDAVYLGETGIAAGALIPPSLPGHDPSIKPYPYDPERAKKLLAEAGYPNGFTADLWAMPVVRVYMPNARRTAELVQADLAKVGVTVNIKTVEWGQYLKRTQDGEHEMVILGWNYPNADPGQIPVLGWSCVAARNGFNRSRWCHKEFDDLIFKAEVTKDEAQRLALYRSAQKLFYDEAPAILIAYATKLAMTRKSVVGYKLTPVGSETFFGVGLKE; this is encoded by the coding sequence ATGGGATGCAGGCTCGCGCGCCATTTCACCCGGCTGGCGGCCGGACTCGCGCTGGCGCTGACGTATGCCGCGGCCGCGCAAGCCAGCACGCTCGTCTACTGTTACGAGACCAGCCCCGAGACCTTCATGCCGATGCAGATCATCGGCCAGTCGACCGCTGACGCCACCAAGCACGTCTACAACAAGCTGGTGGAGATGGAGCGCGGCAGCACCCGCCTGATTCCAGGGGTGGCGGAGTCCTGGACCGTCTCCGACGACGGGCTCGTCTACACGTTCAAGCTGCGCAAGGGCGTGAAGTGGCACAGCACGAGCTACTTCAAGCCGACGCGGGAGCTCAACGCCGACGACGTGATGTTCACGTTCGAGCGGCAGCGGAACCCCGAGCACCCCTGGCACAAGGTCGGCGGCGGACGGTACGCGCTGTTCGTCAGCATGGGGCTCGATCAGCTGATCAAGCGGATCGAGAAGCTGGACAGCCACACGGTGCGGTTCAGCCTCGGCAAGCCGACCGTGGCGTTCCCGGCGATGCTCGCGGTCGAGACCTTCGGCATCGTCTCGGCGGAGTACTCGGACCTGATGATGAAGGCCGGCACCCCCGAGAAGACCGCGACGGAGCCGATCGGGACCGGACCGTTCGCGTTCGTCTCCTACCAGAAGGACGCGATGATCCGGTACAGGGCGCACCCCGACCACTGGGCCAGGTCGGTGCCGGGGATGGACGACCGGACCGCCAAGGTCGACAACCTCGTCATGCTCATCACGATCGATCCCTCCGTCCGATACGCCAAGCTGAAGGCCGGCGAGTGCCAGATCATGCGCTTCCCGAACCCCGCCGACATCAAGCTCATGCGCGCCGACCCCGACATCCAGGTGCACGAGATCCCGGGCGCCGACTACGCGTTCCTCGGCTACAACACGGAGAAGAAGCCGTTCCAGGACAAGCGGGTCCGGCTGGCGCTGAGCCTGGCCATCGACAAGAAGAACATCATGGACGCGGTCTACCTGGGTGAGACCGGCATCGCGGCCGGCGCCCTGATCCCCCCGTCGCTGCCGGGGCACGACCCGTCCATCAAGCCCTACCCCTACGATCCCGAGCGGGCCAAGAAGCTCCTGGCCGAGGCCGGCTATCCCAACGGCTTCACGGCCGACCTGTGGGCCATGCCCGTGGTGCGCGTGTACATGCCGAACGCCCGCCGGACCGCCGAGCTGGTCCAGGCGGATCTGGCCAAGGTCGGCGTGACGGTCAACATCAAGACCGTGGAATGGGGCCAGTACCTCAAGCGGACGCAGGACGGCGAGCACGAGATGGTGATCCTCGGCTGGAACTACCCGAACGCGGACCCCGGGCAGATCCCGGTCCTGGGCTGGAGCTGCGTGGCCGCCCGGAATGGGTTCAACCGGTCGCGTTGGTGCCACAAGGAGTTCGACGACCTGATCTTCAAGGCCGAGGTCACCAAGGACGAGGCCCAGCGGCTGGCGCTCTACCGGAGCGCCCAGAAGCTCTTCTACGACGAAGCGCCCGCGATCCTCATCGCCTACGCGACCAAGCTCGCGATGACGCGGAAGAGCGTCGTCGGCTACAAGCTGACGCCGGTGGGCTCCGAGACCTTCTTCGGCGTGGGGCTCAAGGAGTAG
- a CDS encoding ABC transporter substrate-binding protein, translating into MVTSHPVRLLVTLLAAAGLAGADPSAPAALAQEKPRPGGVLTWFDYGDPGRLDVHAESPLVVQQATAGVFSGLLHYDPDDPSKIAGDLAERWTVSPDGKTYTFHLRKGVKWHDGQPFSAADVKASFDRILNPDFKSPKCGASLKPMVASFEVVSADTVEFKLKFPAAPFLPSLASAWCRVAAKHVLARFGDLNAPEAQIGTGPFKFKKYERGSVIEWEKNPSYFIPGLPYLDGVKQFILAGGPTQLAAAKAGKIMLWDAWPPMRKTQADELRRARDDVEIYQAPINTIFLIYMNAQKPPFSNPDLRRAV; encoded by the coding sequence ATGGTCACGTCCCACCCCGTTCGCCTCCTCGTGACGCTCCTGGCGGCCGCCGGGCTGGCGGGCGCCGACCCGAGCGCCCCGGCCGCCCTCGCCCAGGAGAAACCCCGTCCCGGCGGCGTCCTCACCTGGTTCGACTACGGCGATCCCGGCCGGCTGGACGTTCACGCCGAGTCGCCGCTGGTCGTTCAGCAGGCGACGGCGGGGGTCTTCAGCGGCCTGCTTCACTACGACCCCGACGACCCCTCGAAGATTGCGGGTGACCTGGCGGAGCGCTGGACGGTCTCGCCCGACGGCAAGACCTACACCTTTCACCTCCGCAAGGGAGTGAAGTGGCACGATGGCCAGCCCTTCAGCGCCGCCGACGTCAAGGCCTCCTTCGACCGCATCTTGAATCCCGACTTCAAGAGTCCCAAGTGCGGCGCCTCGCTCAAGCCGATGGTGGCGAGCTTCGAGGTGGTGAGCGCCGACACGGTGGAATTCAAGCTGAAGTTCCCGGCCGCGCCCTTCCTGCCGTCCCTCGCCTCGGCCTGGTGCCGGGTGGCGGCCAAGCACGTGCTCGCCCGGTTCGGCGACCTCAATGCGCCCGAGGCCCAGATCGGCACCGGGCCCTTCAAATTCAAGAAGTACGAGCGGGGCAGCGTGATCGAGTGGGAGAAGAACCCCAGCTACTTCATCCCCGGCCTGCCGTACCTCGACGGGGTCAAGCAGTTCATCCTGGCGGGCGGGCCCACCCAGCTGGCGGCCGCCAAGGCCGGGAAGATCATGCTCTGGGACGCCTGGCCGCCCATGCGGAAGACGCAGGCCGACGAGCTCAGGCGGGCGCGCGACGACGTCGAGATCTACCAGGCGCCCATCAACACCATCTTCCTCATCTACATGAACGCGCAGAAGCCGCCCTTCAGCAACCCGGATCTCCGGCGGGCGGTGAA
- a CDS encoding dihydrodipicolinate synthase family protein has protein sequence MPPKLEGIVVPLLTPFTRDTDEFDAPAYRKLIDYLLGAGVHAIIANAATSEFNSLDEAERYSAAEVAVEQAAGRLPVLVGAGSPATRHSIRWAKHAEAIGADGLLVMPPYYGTCSLDSIVAHYAAISDATPLPIMVYNAPYAAHVLLTPADLERIASVANVPWVKLTTGVLEHVTLIRERMGDRIAIFEGVDSLAFPSMALGSCGWVAGTANMIPELAVELWRLVHVQGNLPGARALHERINPLHELSRDSGIYFALGKEVCRLRGYPLGATRRPWPELTEAQRAHAFELARDLGLVAEAAAGA, from the coding sequence ATGCCGCCGAAGCTCGAAGGAATCGTCGTCCCCCTGCTGACGCCCTTTACCCGGGACACGGACGAGTTCGACGCCCCCGCGTATCGCAAGCTGATCGACTATCTCCTCGGCGCCGGCGTCCACGCCATCATCGCCAACGCGGCCACCAGCGAGTTCAACAGCCTGGACGAGGCGGAACGCTACAGCGCGGCCGAGGTCGCGGTCGAGCAGGCGGCCGGCCGCCTGCCGGTCCTGGTCGGCGCCGGCTCCCCGGCGACCCGGCACTCGATCCGGTGGGCGAAGCATGCCGAGGCGATCGGCGCCGACGGGCTGCTGGTGATGCCGCCCTACTACGGCACCTGCTCGCTCGACTCGATCGTCGCGCACTACGCGGCCATCTCCGACGCGACGCCGCTGCCGATCATGGTCTACAACGCCCCCTACGCCGCCCACGTCCTCCTGACGCCGGCCGACCTCGAGCGGATCGCGAGCGTCGCGAACGTGCCATGGGTGAAGCTGACCACCGGGGTGCTCGAGCACGTCACTCTGATCCGGGAGCGGATGGGGGACCGGATCGCGATCTTCGAGGGCGTGGACAGCCTGGCCTTCCCGTCGATGGCCCTCGGGTCCTGCGGCTGGGTGGCCGGGACCGCGAACATGATCCCGGAGCTCGCCGTGGAGCTGTGGCGCCTCGTCCACGTGCAGGGGAATCTCCCGGGGGCGCGGGCCCTGCACGAGCGGATCAACCCGCTGCACGAGCTGAGCCGCGATTCCGGCATCTACTTCGCGCTGGGCAAGGAGGTGTGTCGCCTGCGAGGGTATCCCCTGGGCGCCACGCGGCGGCCGTGGCCCGAGCTCACCGAGGCCCAGCGCGCGCATGCCTTCGAGCTCGCCCGGGACCTCGGGCTCGTCGCGGAGGCCGCGGCCGGGGCCTGA
- a CDS encoding SDR family NAD(P)-dependent oxidoreductase, with product MRLQGRVAAITGGALGIGRATALLFATEGATVALGDVETESAEAVAKEITERGGRAMAMGVDVGDSTQVQDFVNRVVAEFGRLDVMFANAGIVHSAPFLEHPEIQWHRVLRVNLTGVFLCCQTAARQMVKQGGGRIVATASINGFRGVENLVGYNVAKAGVIELTKTMAVELAQHHITVNAIAPAQIDTRLTRSLPEEARQRRIARIPMGRFGEVDEVARAALFLASDDASFVTGHTLAVDGGYLAGGLWSR from the coding sequence ATGCGCTTGCAAGGACGGGTCGCAGCGATCACAGGCGGCGCGCTCGGAATCGGGCGCGCGACGGCGCTCCTGTTTGCGACCGAGGGTGCGACGGTCGCGCTCGGCGACGTCGAGACGGAAAGCGCCGAGGCCGTCGCCAAGGAGATCACCGAGCGCGGCGGCCGAGCGATGGCCATGGGCGTGGACGTCGGCGACTCGACCCAGGTGCAGGATTTCGTGAACCGCGTGGTCGCCGAGTTCGGGCGCCTCGACGTGATGTTCGCCAACGCGGGCATCGTGCACTCCGCGCCGTTCCTGGAGCATCCCGAGATCCAGTGGCATCGCGTGTTGCGCGTTAACCTCACCGGAGTCTTCCTGTGCTGCCAGACGGCCGCTCGCCAGATGGTCAAGCAAGGCGGCGGGCGCATCGTTGCGACCGCGTCGATCAACGGATTTCGCGGGGTGGAGAACCTGGTCGGCTACAACGTGGCCAAGGCCGGCGTGATCGAGTTGACGAAGACCATGGCCGTGGAATTGGCGCAGCATCACATTACGGTGAACGCGATCGCCCCGGCCCAGATCGATACCCGGCTCACGCGGAGCCTGCCGGAAGAGGCGCGACAGCGACGGATCGCCCGGATCCCGATGGGCCGCTTCGGCGAAGTCGACGAAGTCGCCCGGGCGGCGCTGTTCCTCGCCTCCGACGACGCGAGCTTCGTCACCGGTCACACGCTGGCAGTCGACGGCGGCTATCTGGCGGGTGGTCTCTGGTCCCGATGA